Proteins encoded in a region of the Paenibacillus sp. E222 genome:
- a CDS encoding efflux RND transporter permease subunit yields MKGIINFSLNNKFAIWILTIIVSFAGLYSGLTMKQETIPNINVPFLSITAIDPGAAPEGIVEDVTKPLEQTLRNVEGIKTLTSTSMENASSITLEFDYGTDLGNATAAVREALNEVQLPDGVQKPTISKFSINSFPVVSLSLSDKDGGDLEQLTRLVETDIQPALEDIEGVAQVQVSGQYVKEVQLKFDQKKMNELGLTEDTVNGIVQGSSVRVPLGLFELDKAQKAVVVDGNIIDLDDLKNLAIPVVPSGAGAGSSSATAPQGAGAQAGGAAQGSAQGADQAAGQAAGGNASVGSTSGVANAPGIPTVKLSEIAKIEVIGQAESISRTDGKESIGISIVKSNDANTVDVVKAVKDKAEELQTQFKNADLTVLLDQGKPIQDSVNTMLFKAMFGALFAILIILLFLRDIRSTIISIVSIPLSLLIALTALNMMDITLNMMTLGAMTVAIGRVVDDSIVVIENIYRRLTLKGEKLKGRDLIREATREMFIPILSSTIVTIAVFLPLALVSGMVGELFMPFALTMVFALLASLIVAVTIVPMLAHTLFRKGLKNKQNHEEKPGKMAEGYKRLLNWTLSHKLITVGVAVLLLVGSLFLYPFIGASFLPEQQDKYVTITYSPETGALREDVEKEALVAEKWLLTQPGLEKMQYSIGGSNPLSSMGGGSSNSALFYIEYNEDTKDFTKVKEQLVEGLKKEVTVGTWSELDMSGGLGGSSLSLSIYGDNVDQIKPVSDEILKLVEADTESFEKADTTLSDTYGQYTLVADQEKLSSLGLTAGQLAMTLSPARERPVLTEVDIDNKTYKVYVETDKKTFSSIADIENEKVTSPLGIEVPIKDVAKVEEGTSPNSIMRIDGKVVAQVTANILASDVQKASSNLQANIDKLDLPDGVEVKFGGTTEQINDTFTQLGLAMLAAIAIVYFVLVVTFGGGLAPFAILFSLPFTVIGIMVGLFVAGGTLDVSAMMGGLMLIGIVVTNAIVLIDRVIHKEKEGMPTREALLEAGATRLRPILMTALATIGALLPLVTGLEESAGIISKGLGITVIGGLISSTLLTLVIVPIVYEFLMKFKKKRIED; encoded by the coding sequence ATGAAAGGAATTATTAATTTTTCACTGAACAACAAGTTTGCGATCTGGATTCTGACCATCATCGTTTCCTTCGCCGGTTTGTACAGCGGACTGACGATGAAACAGGAGACCATTCCAAACATCAATGTGCCCTTCTTGAGTATTACGGCCATTGATCCAGGGGCAGCTCCAGAAGGTATTGTCGAGGATGTCACCAAGCCACTCGAACAGACCTTAAGAAATGTAGAGGGAATTAAGACACTCACCTCCACCTCCATGGAGAACGCCTCTTCCATCACCCTCGAATTTGACTATGGTACTGATCTGGGCAATGCTACCGCAGCGGTACGCGAAGCACTGAATGAGGTGCAGTTGCCGGATGGGGTACAGAAACCAACTATCTCGAAGTTCAGCATCAACTCCTTCCCGGTTGTCTCGCTCAGCTTGTCTGACAAGGACGGCGGCGATCTGGAACAATTGACTCGACTTGTTGAAACGGATATCCAGCCTGCACTCGAAGATATTGAGGGTGTAGCTCAAGTCCAGGTTTCCGGCCAATATGTTAAGGAAGTTCAACTGAAGTTTGACCAGAAAAAAATGAATGAACTCGGTTTGACTGAAGATACAGTCAACGGTATCGTTCAAGGCTCTTCTGTCCGTGTACCACTCGGACTGTTCGAACTGGACAAAGCGCAGAAAGCTGTTGTTGTTGATGGCAATATCATCGATCTGGATGATTTGAAAAATCTCGCCATTCCGGTTGTACCAAGCGGTGCAGGAGCAGGCAGTAGTTCTGCCACAGCACCACAAGGCGCCGGCGCACAAGCTGGCGGGGCAGCTCAAGGCTCTGCGCAAGGTGCTGACCAGGCTGCAGGACAAGCCGCTGGCGGAAATGCCAGCGTGGGCAGTACTTCAGGTGTCGCTAACGCACCTGGAATTCCAACGGTTAAATTAAGCGAGATCGCCAAAATTGAAGTCATTGGTCAGGCGGAATCCATTTCCCGGACAGACGGTAAGGAATCCATCGGGATCTCCATCGTTAAGTCCAATGATGCCAATACGGTAGATGTCGTTAAGGCGGTTAAAGACAAAGCGGAAGAATTGCAAACGCAGTTCAAAAACGCCGATTTGACTGTTTTGCTTGACCAAGGTAAACCTATTCAGGACTCCGTAAACACGATGTTGTTCAAAGCGATGTTTGGTGCTTTGTTTGCCATTTTGATCATCCTGTTGTTCCTGCGTGATATTCGCTCCACCATTATTTCCATTGTCTCTATCCCGCTCTCCTTGCTCATTGCATTGACAGCACTGAATATGATGGACATTACGCTGAACATGATGACCCTGGGTGCCATGACGGTCGCGATTGGACGGGTTGTCGATGACTCCATCGTTGTTATCGAGAATATCTATCGCAGACTGACACTCAAGGGAGAAAAACTCAAAGGCCGTGATTTGATCCGGGAAGCTACCCGGGAAATGTTCATTCCGATCCTCTCTTCCACCATCGTAACCATTGCGGTATTCCTGCCGCTGGCACTGGTAAGCGGTATGGTCGGTGAGCTGTTCATGCCATTTGCCCTGACGATGGTCTTCGCTTTGCTGGCATCCCTGATTGTGGCAGTTACGATTGTACCAATGCTGGCACACACGCTGTTCCGCAAAGGTCTGAAGAACAAGCAGAATCATGAGGAAAAACCAGGTAAGATGGCAGAAGGTTACAAACGACTCTTGAACTGGACATTATCACATAAACTCATCACGGTTGGCGTTGCTGTATTGCTGCTGGTCGGCAGTTTGTTCCTCTATCCGTTCATCGGTGCAAGTTTCTTACCGGAACAACAGGATAAATATGTGACCATTACGTACAGCCCGGAAACTGGAGCTCTGCGTGAGGATGTAGAAAAAGAAGCACTTGTAGCCGAGAAGTGGTTGCTGACGCAGCCAGGTCTGGAGAAAATGCAGTATTCCATCGGCGGCAGTAATCCACTGAGCAGCATGGGTGGAGGCAGCTCCAACTCTGCTCTCTTCTATATCGAATATAACGAAGATACGAAAGACTTTACAAAAGTGAAAGAACAACTTGTGGAAGGTCTGAAGAAAGAAGTTACTGTAGGAACCTGGAGTGAGCTTGACATGTCCGGCGGTCTGGGAGGCAGCAGCTTGAGCCTTTCCATCTATGGTGACAATGTAGATCAGATCAAACCTGTCTCGGATGAAATTCTGAAACTGGTTGAAGCAGATACGGAATCTTTTGAAAAAGCCGACACTACACTCTCCGATACCTACGGGCAATACACGCTCGTCGCGGATCAGGAGAAACTGAGCTCGCTGGGTCTGACTGCTGGCCAACTGGCTATGACGCTCAGCCCTGCACGTGAACGCCCTGTGCTCACAGAAGTAGATATCGATAACAAAACGTATAAAGTCTATGTAGAGACTGACAAAAAGACATTTAGCAGCATTGCTGATATTGAAAACGAAAAAGTCACTTCACCACTCGGCATCGAAGTACCAATCAAAGATGTCGCCAAAGTGGAAGAAGGCACCTCACCGAACTCCATCATGCGTATTGACGGTAAGGTTGTCGCACAGGTGACTGCCAACATTCTCGCTTCCGATGTACAAAAAGCATCATCAAATTTGCAGGCGAACATCGACAAACTGGATCTGCCAGATGGTGTTGAAGTGAAGTTTGGCGGTACAACCGAACAGATTAATGACACGTTCACCCAACTTGGTCTGGCCATGCTGGCAGCCATTGCAATTGTGTACTTTGTGCTTGTCGTAACGTTCGGCGGTGGACTGGCGCCATTTGCCATCCTGTTCTCCCTGCCATTTACCGTCATTGGTATTATGGTTGGCCTGTTCGTGGCTGGTGGTACGCTTGATGTATCTGCCATGATGGGTGGACTGATGCTGATCGGGATCGTGGTCACCAACGCCATCGTCCTGATCGACCGTGTTATTCACAAGGAAAAAGAGGGAATGCCTACTCGTGAAGCCTTGCTGGAAGCCGGAGCAACGCGTCTGCGTCCAATTCTGATGACAGCTCTGGCTACCATTGGTGCCTTGCTGCCACTGGTGACAGGACTCGAAGAAAGCGCAGGGATCATCTCGAAAGGTCTCGGAATTACCGTAATCGGCGGTCTGATCAGCTCCACGCTGCTGACTCTGGTTATCGTGCCAATCGTGTATGAGTTCCTGATGAAGTTCAAAAAGAAAAGAATTGAAGATTAA
- a CDS encoding TetR/AcrR family transcriptional regulator — translation MNPIHEMNEKKKLIITTALKLFSAKGSAATSMQEIAEICGMSKGSLYLMFKSKEELEASTMEYCIFTLMDEMSQIEHEAGLTSRERLHKQIETLLGHVSELKEFLRVQMRSMMMDEEQNRKEKCKPQNKDLEIRTLHWFKDKLEDMYGPEIEPYTIDLILLTHGLFLSYIKIWFTEMPSLTVSKMASNMLQTIDYAARGLLDQRPTPLVPLEHWPAWSSDSDTDSTMMRHPIHIIKQMKDIITSDMPPGQLRNDALETIAILRQEMMEFTPRRAIILGMMRNLDHIPVIQPLHSELQHIMDAMYSRFIQADSSQQ, via the coding sequence ATGAACCCTATCCATGAAATGAATGAGAAGAAAAAGCTCATTATTACCACAGCACTCAAGCTGTTCTCGGCCAAAGGCAGTGCTGCAACCTCTATGCAGGAGATTGCAGAGATATGCGGGATGTCGAAAGGCAGCCTCTACCTCATGTTCAAATCCAAAGAGGAATTAGAGGCCAGTACAATGGAGTACTGCATATTCACGCTCATGGACGAAATGTCCCAGATTGAACACGAAGCTGGGCTCACTTCGAGAGAACGTCTGCACAAACAGATTGAAACACTGCTTGGCCATGTATCCGAGCTGAAGGAATTTTTACGCGTGCAAATGCGCAGCATGATGATGGATGAAGAGCAGAATCGCAAGGAAAAGTGCAAACCGCAGAACAAGGATCTGGAGATCCGTACCTTGCACTGGTTTAAGGACAAACTGGAAGATATGTACGGACCGGAGATTGAACCCTATACCATAGACCTTATTTTGCTCACGCATGGTCTGTTCCTCTCCTACATCAAAATCTGGTTTACGGAAATGCCTTCCCTTACCGTATCCAAGATGGCAAGCAACATGCTGCAAACGATTGATTATGCAGCTCGCGGATTGCTCGATCAACGCCCTACCCCTCTGGTTCCTTTGGAACATTGGCCAGCATGGAGCAGCGATTCAGATACAGATTCCACAATGATGCGTCATCCCATTCATATCATCAAACAAATGAAGGATATCATCACTTCGGATATGCCTCCAGGGCAATTGCGCAATGACGCGCTGGAGACCATCGCCATCCTGAGACAGGAAATGATGGAATTCACACCGCGACGTGCCATTATTCTGGGCATGATGCGCAATCTGGATCACATTCCTGTCATCCAGCCATTGCACTCCGAGCTTCAGCATATTATGGATGCCATGTATAGCCGGTTCATCCAGGCTGACTCGTCACAACAATAA